One Candidatus Nezhaarchaeales archaeon DNA segment encodes these proteins:
- a CDS encoding magnesium chelatase subunit D family protein — protein sequence MKKALLLNAVNPRIGGVLIRGQKGTGKSTAVRALADLLPKIKVVEECPFNCNPENPLEMCDSCYSRYERGEELKWVERKVKIVNLPLNATVDRVAGTLNIERALKEGIKALEPGLLAEANRGILYVDEVNLLDDYVADVLLDAAASGVNVVERENVSVSHPSRFILIGTMNPEEGELRPQLLDRFGLQVEVDTITDPALQVEIVKRVEGFEADPEGFITKYRDAQNELKARIERAQRLLSSIEVPEELLYEIANICAKLAVSNRAPIVITRAAKTIAALSGRNLVNRNDVLEAMEFALPHRMRKKPFERSLTPQELEELLSKELYDKQGAGGDQASGGRRAANPQLKEKLFDVAPPISIDLQAKEPRKAFTEGSGRTVSTKSAGSEIGVYVYSTIPRGKPKDVAIDATIRAATARAAGNCQLPLSVHDEDLREKVRRFKTSSLITLVVDASGSMAAGKRMEAAKGAVLGLLADAYKRRDKVAFIAFRGESAEVLLPPTSNVELAEEALKKLPTGGRTPLSHALFTALNVIKAEKVKRDLKPLVVLITDGKANVSMGGEIRREIVDLCRELKEVGSQVTVIDVSEDPFTPNYIGDIVEAAEARHVKMEKLTSVNLQEVIKRNAVKTS from the coding sequence ATGAAGAAGGCTCTACTCCTAAACGCGGTAAACCCGAGGATAGGCGGGGTTCTAATACGTGGGCAAAAGGGTACGGGGAAATCAACGGCCGTCAGGGCGTTAGCCGACCTCCTCCCTAAAATAAAGGTTGTGGAGGAGTGCCCCTTTAACTGCAACCCTGAAAACCCGCTTGAAATGTGCGACTCCTGCTACAGTAGGTACGAAAGGGGTGAAGAGCTAAAGTGGGTTGAGAGGAAGGTTAAGATAGTAAACCTACCCCTCAACGCCACGGTGGATAGAGTCGCGGGGACGCTTAACATCGAAAGGGCTTTAAAGGAAGGGATAAAAGCCCTCGAGCCCGGGCTTTTAGCCGAGGCGAACAGGGGTATACTTTACGTTGACGAAGTCAACCTACTGGACGACTACGTAGCGGACGTACTACTCGATGCGGCAGCGAGCGGCGTAAACGTGGTTGAAAGGGAAAACGTTTCCGTATCGCATCCGAGCCGTTTCATCCTAATAGGCACAATGAACCCCGAAGAAGGGGAGCTTAGACCGCAACTACTCGATAGGTTTGGGCTACAGGTGGAAGTGGATACAATAACCGATCCAGCCCTCCAAGTTGAGATCGTGAAGAGGGTTGAAGGGTTTGAAGCGGATCCTGAAGGCTTCATCACGAAGTACCGAGACGCGCAAAACGAGTTAAAGGCTAGGATAGAAAGAGCTCAAAGGCTCCTCTCAAGCATCGAAGTACCCGAAGAACTCCTCTACGAAATCGCGAACATTTGCGCGAAGCTCGCCGTAAGTAACCGGGCGCCGATAGTGATTACGAGAGCCGCCAAAACCATTGCGGCCCTTTCAGGGCGAAACCTCGTGAATAGAAACGACGTTTTAGAGGCTATGGAGTTCGCGTTGCCCCACCGTATGAGGAAGAAGCCGTTTGAACGCTCACTAACCCCGCAAGAGCTAGAAGAGCTACTTTCCAAGGAGCTTTACGATAAGCAAGGCGCCGGGGGTGATCAAGCCAGCGGTGGAAGGCGCGCGGCGAACCCGCAGTTAAAGGAGAAATTATTTGACGTAGCCCCTCCTATTTCCATTGACCTTCAAGCTAAAGAGCCGCGAAAAGCGTTCACGGAGGGAAGCGGGAGAACGGTCAGTACGAAGTCGGCGGGGAGTGAAATAGGGGTCTACGTTTACAGTACAATACCTAGAGGTAAACCGAAGGACGTAGCCATCGACGCGACGATAAGGGCCGCGACTGCTCGCGCAGCGGGTAACTGTCAACTACCATTGAGCGTTCACGACGAAGACCTCCGCGAGAAGGTAAGACGATTTAAAACCTCTTCACTTATAACTTTGGTCGTCGATGCGAGCGGCTCGATGGCGGCCGGGAAAAGAATGGAAGCCGCGAAAGGAGCCGTTTTAGGGCTACTCGCTGATGCTTATAAGCGTAGAGACAAGGTAGCTTTTATAGCGTTCCGCGGAGAATCCGCTGAAGTCCTACTCCCTCCAACAAGCAACGTGGAACTCGCGGAGGAGGCTCTGAAAAAACTACCGACGGGGGGAAGAACACCGCTATCGCACGCATTATTCACCGCGTTAAACGTCATTAAAGCGGAGAAGGTGAAACGAGACCTTAAACCGTTAGTCGTCCTAATCACTGATGGGAAAGCGAACGTTTCTATGGGCGGGGAGATCAGACGGGAAATAGTGGATTTATGCAGAGAACTAAAAGAGGTAGGGAGCCAAGTGACGGTAATCGACGTTTCCGAAGATCCGTTCACCCCGAACTACATTGGAGACATCGTTGAAGCGGCGGAAGCAAGACATGTAAAAATGGAAAAACTGACAAGCGTGAACCTTCAAGAAGTGATAAAAAGGAATGCTGTGAAAACTTCGTAG
- a CDS encoding cobalamin-binding protein, with translation MVQPRKNIPILLVVAVLALIVSTASTAALSYRLADHLTAWSPILDGLKGLSEDLKALSDELKGFKELKTVEVSTYPILIYDDFGTLVKIEKEPKRIVSMAPSSTEILYALGLSEKVIGVTRYCNYPSEVEEAKKGGRVEVVGGFVDISIEAVVSLEPDLVVAATTLQLKAVKALRDKGLTVIHLNPKNLDQVLGNVLLLGTATGSRESAKLLVDQLKSRIDKVISRVKGSPYKPRVYHEAWPDPLISVGPGSFIHDLIVMAGGVNIFADATTSYPMVSPEAVITRNPEVIILPEKHGETKYTKEEIKSRPGWSAIDAVKNDRIYIINPDIISRPGPRLVDALELIAKWLHPELGELTIEVTPLVALRSAALHR, from the coding sequence ATGGTGCAGCCGCGGAAAAACATTCCAATCCTCCTCGTAGTAGCGGTGCTAGCGCTTATCGTTTCAACAGCTTCCACGGCGGCTTTAAGCTACCGTTTGGCGGACCATTTAACGGCTTGGAGCCCAATCTTAGACGGCTTGAAGGGGCTAAGCGAGGACCTTAAAGCCTTATCCGATGAACTTAAAGGGTTTAAAGAGCTAAAAACCGTCGAGGTTTCAACGTATCCAATCCTCATATATGACGATTTCGGTACGCTCGTTAAGATAGAGAAGGAGCCGAAGCGCATCGTATCGATGGCCCCGAGCTCCACGGAAATACTTTACGCGTTAGGCTTAAGTGAAAAGGTGATCGGCGTAACACGCTACTGTAACTATCCGTCTGAAGTTGAAGAAGCTAAGAAGGGTGGAAGGGTGGAAGTGGTGGGCGGCTTCGTCGATATTTCGATCGAGGCCGTCGTATCCCTTGAACCCGACCTAGTCGTAGCGGCCACCACTCTACAACTTAAAGCTGTTAAAGCGTTACGTGATAAAGGCTTAACCGTAATACACTTAAACCCTAAAAACCTGGATCAAGTACTCGGTAACGTACTCCTACTAGGAACGGCTACGGGTTCAAGGGAATCCGCGAAACTACTAGTCGACCAGTTAAAGTCTAGGATCGATAAGGTGATTAGTAGGGTTAAAGGCTCACCTTACAAGCCTAGGGTTTACCATGAGGCTTGGCCCGACCCCCTCATAAGTGTAGGCCCTGGGAGCTTCATACACGACCTAATAGTGATGGCTGGTGGGGTTAACATATTCGCTGACGCTACTACATCCTACCCCATGGTAAGCCCCGAGGCAGTAATTACGCGTAACCCGGAGGTCATAATCCTCCCCGAGAAGCACGGAGAAACCAAGTATACTAAGGAAGAGATTAAAAGCAGGCCGGGCTGGTCCGCTATAGACGCCGTTAAGAATGATAGGATCTACATCATAAATCCGGACATCATTAGCCGCCCAGGGCCGAGGCTTGTTGACGCCCTCGAGCTAATAGCGAAGTGGTTACACCCTGAGCTCGGCGAATTAACCATTGAGGTAACGCCGCTGGTAGCGTTAAGGTCCGCGGCCCTCCACCGCTAG
- a CDS encoding radical SAM protein, giving the protein MGLKYLVWMCTRAEEYEYAFSLGGGKPLSEELTSEEAKKLFNAAADFGVENLFITGGEPLLRKDLLELIEYASSFGLKLYVKTKGWRINEEVARKLASSNCKVIVSVAGLEKVDDTLRGEGAFKRSINAASLCSKQGILYSLSVMNTKYVVNQVRDLVGLALKLGSEGFSLECLIPRPVHIEEQRVKLVPLEPTPEEREKELNELYLLSKQLGGRIRITPYDMQYNRVLKTKEPWLTLRGRCEVRNNLEADEWLEVLDDGKVYCCSPLGLAFGDVRRNPLDDVMERVRSSDLVRKLADRINIKGKCRICEFNGICGGCRARAYVYTGDMFASDPACPYRPATFTV; this is encoded by the coding sequence ATGGGCTTAAAGTACCTCGTTTGGATGTGTACGAGGGCCGAGGAATACGAGTACGCCTTCTCCTTGGGGGGTGGAAAACCCCTTAGCGAAGAGCTTACCAGCGAGGAGGCTAAAAAGCTGTTTAACGCAGCCGCTGACTTCGGGGTTGAAAACCTATTCATCACCGGCGGGGAACCCCTCCTTAGAAAGGACCTGCTCGAGCTAATCGAGTACGCTTCATCCTTCGGCCTTAAGCTCTACGTTAAGACGAAGGGCTGGCGGATAAACGAGGAGGTGGCTAGAAAGCTGGCCTCCAGTAACTGTAAGGTGATCGTAAGCGTAGCCGGGCTGGAGAAGGTGGATGACACGCTCCGCGGTGAAGGCGCTTTTAAGCGTAGCATTAACGCGGCCTCCCTTTGCTCTAAGCAAGGTATTCTTTACTCCTTAAGCGTTATGAACACCAAATACGTCGTTAACCAAGTCCGCGACTTAGTAGGCCTAGCCTTAAAGCTTGGCTCCGAAGGCTTTAGTTTGGAATGCTTAATCCCGAGGCCAGTGCATATTGAAGAGCAGCGGGTAAAACTCGTACCCTTAGAGCCAACGCCTGAGGAGCGGGAGAAGGAGTTAAACGAGCTCTACCTTTTAAGTAAACAGCTAGGAGGTAGAATAAGGATCACGCCCTACGACATGCAGTACAACCGCGTCTTAAAAACGAAGGAGCCCTGGTTAACGCTTAGAGGCAGGTGTGAGGTACGTAATAACCTTGAAGCCGATGAATGGCTGGAGGTACTAGATGATGGAAAGGTTTACTGCTGCAGCCCATTAGGGTTGGCGTTCGGAGATGTAAGGAGGAACCCGCTTGACGACGTCATGGAGAGGGTGCGGAGCTCCGATTTGGTGAGGAAGTTGGCTGATCGAATCAACATTAAAGGTAAGTGTAGAATCTGCGAGTTCAACGGTATTTGTGGGGGTTGTCGAGCTAGAGCATACGTCTACACCGGCGACATGTTCGCTTCAGACCCAGCTTGCCCTTATAGACCAGCTACCTTTACGGTGTAA
- a CDS encoding radical SAM protein — protein MKTNVYHISFHTAHRLAVLFFFGCNFACRGCLRRAEPFDCHLPEGEKPRKPYLATLTLNEVVNALREVKPEVVVFEGWEPTLDPNLPEISVTLKKELGVKNHLLTNGYLLPKLDGLDEVKVSLKAFSEDLHREYTGRSNRRVLRNFERLYGSGVKLSAETVLIPGYVDKAEIGRIAEFIASVDDEIPLRIDPYWPVASQEWRAPTVEELKEAVEEAKNHLVNVSFLSPKAGVVGRVIRLR, from the coding sequence GTGAAAACAAACGTCTACCACATCTCCTTCCACACTGCGCATAGGCTAGCCGTCCTCTTCTTCTTCGGCTGTAACTTCGCGTGCCGGGGGTGCTTAAGGAGGGCTGAGCCTTTCGACTGCCACCTTCCGGAGGGCGAGAAGCCTAGAAAGCCATATTTGGCTACCCTTACGCTGAACGAGGTGGTTAACGCCTTAAGGGAGGTTAAGCCCGAGGTCGTAGTCTTCGAGGGCTGGGAGCCAACCCTCGATCCGAACCTACCCGAAATCAGCGTTACCCTGAAGAAGGAGCTGGGCGTAAAAAACCACCTCTTAACGAATGGCTACCTCCTCCCGAAGCTCGACGGATTGGACGAGGTTAAGGTTAGCTTAAAAGCGTTTTCCGAGGACCTTCATAGGGAGTACACGGGGAGGTCGAATAGGAGGGTTCTACGTAACTTCGAAAGGCTTTACGGAAGCGGGGTTAAGTTAAGCGCTGAAACAGTCCTTATCCCGGGCTACGTAGATAAAGCGGAAATAGGGAGGATAGCGGAGTTCATAGCCTCCGTAGACGATGAAATCCCCCTACGAATAGACCCCTACTGGCCCGTGGCCTCCCAGGAGTGGAGGGCTCCAACGGTGGAGGAGTTGAAGGAGGCTGTTGAGGAGGCTAAGAATCACTTGGTAAACGTTTCCTTCCTAAGCCCGAAGGCCGGGGTCGTTGGGAGGGTTATAAGGTTAAGGTGA
- a CDS encoding radical SAM protein, with the protein MSLKPVFFPRLVFWYAIEKCDLRCEHCYYPPSGGKELNTREAKLLIDSLARVGVKALAFIGGEPILRGDVFELCSYCVEKGLIPHFITKGKSLTRKDCERFSRIGVWRTIGVDTFTHRTAGSICGIEEPTRLST; encoded by the coding sequence GTGTCCTTAAAGCCTGTTTTCTTCCCAAGGCTCGTTTTCTGGTACGCAATCGAGAAGTGCGACCTTAGATGTGAACACTGCTACTACCCGCCTTCAGGCGGTAAGGAGCTTAATACGCGGGAGGCGAAGCTACTTATCGATAGCCTAGCCAGGGTAGGCGTTAAGGCGCTCGCCTTCATAGGCGGTGAGCCTATCCTAAGGGGCGACGTCTTTGAGCTTTGCTCCTACTGCGTTGAAAAGGGTTTAATCCCACACTTCATCACCAAGGGGAAGTCGCTCACGAGGAAGGACTGCGAAAGGTTTAGTAGGATAGGGGTTTGGAGAACCATCGGCGTTGACACCTTCACCCATAGAACCGCGGGCTCCATCTGCGGGATTGAGGAACCTACCCGATTAAGCACTTAG
- a CDS encoding iron chelate uptake ABC transporter family permease subunit, whose amino-acid sequence MGSEAIFRRKRWKSIVFALLLTLIASIVVSLNLGFAQLPFTTVIKALAKKLPFLGGWLGAPGVEETIITDIRLPRVLAGVVVGMALSLAGSIFQGIFRNPMADPYVIGTSAGAAFGASLAIVLGLGAGLLGVASISLMAFLGATLTVSLVYSISRVGARTPVTMLLLSGIAVSTFLSALVMVLGVLAGEKLHALYFWLLGGFSYVEWVDVLVAAPLILAASIVSYFYSRDLNVMQLGEEQALQLGVEVERSKLVLTALGSLATSAAVAISGLIGFVGLIIPHLVRLLVGPDHRVLIPASMLTGGSLLALCDGLARTIGRITFLGAPTELPVGVVTAIMGAPFFLYLLRRRRGEYGL is encoded by the coding sequence GTGGGCTCTGAAGCCATCTTTAGGAGGAAGAGGTGGAAGTCGATAGTTTTCGCGCTTCTCCTAACCCTCATTGCCTCGATAGTAGTATCGCTTAACCTAGGCTTCGCCCAGTTACCCTTTACCACCGTGATTAAGGCTTTGGCCAAAAAGCTACCCTTCCTAGGGGGTTGGCTAGGTGCGCCTGGAGTGGAGGAGACGATAATAACGGATATTAGGCTTCCACGCGTATTAGCCGGCGTCGTGGTCGGTATGGCGCTCAGCCTAGCCGGGTCGATATTTCAAGGGATCTTCAGGAACCCTATGGCTGACCCCTACGTTATCGGTACCTCGGCTGGCGCAGCCTTCGGAGCCTCCTTAGCCATAGTGTTAGGCCTAGGCGCTGGGCTTCTAGGCGTAGCCTCGATTTCGCTCATGGCCTTCCTAGGCGCCACCTTAACCGTTTCCCTAGTCTACAGCATTTCGCGCGTCGGAGCCCGAACCCCGGTTACTATGCTACTGCTCTCCGGCATAGCCGTTAGTACCTTCCTATCGGCCCTAGTAATGGTGTTAGGGGTTTTAGCCGGCGAAAAGCTTCACGCCCTCTACTTCTGGCTCCTAGGCGGCTTCTCCTACGTTGAGTGGGTCGATGTACTAGTCGCTGCACCCCTTATACTGGCGGCCTCCATAGTATCCTACTTCTACTCGAGGGACCTTAACGTTATGCAGCTTGGCGAGGAGCAGGCTTTACAGCTAGGTGTTGAGGTGGAGCGTTCAAAGCTGGTTTTAACGGCCTTGGGCTCCTTAGCGACCTCCGCGGCTGTAGCTATTAGCGGGTTAATAGGCTTCGTAGGCTTAATCATCCCGCACTTAGTCCGCCTACTCGTAGGCCCTGACCATAGAGTGCTAATACCTGCCTCCATGCTAACCGGGGGCTCCCTCCTAGCGTTATGCGATGGGCTAGCTAGAACCATCGGCAGGATAACCTTCCTAGGCGCGCCCACCGAACTACCGGTTGGAGTAGTAACGGCGATTATGGGGGCCCCCTTCTTCCTATACCTCCTCCGAAGGAGGAGGGGTGAGTACGGGCTTTGA
- a CDS encoding ABC transporter ATP-binding protein, protein MINGEGRVTVRVLGVECSYGSTKVLDGVTLSVNEGEVLGILGPNGAGKTTLLRCISGVLKPRVGSILVEGLEVGSVKPKLLAKTLAVVPQEFEVSFNFTAFDVVLMGRNPHLSRLQSEGAKDYEAARKAMELTGTLHLANRPINQLSGGEKRKVVIAKALAQEPKVLLLDEPTSHLDVSAQLEVMDLIKSLCRKGLTVIATFHDMNLAARYCNVLALMHHKKIVAAGRPEEVLTAENVKEVFGVEALVKKHPATGCLYVVPISTVKEVARLNRSVHLICGGGSGARMMRMLLEAGFNVRAGVLNVLDEDYEVAQALGVRVVSEAPFSPITDSSYEECLKLVKSSSAVVVTCFPVGSGNLKNLEVALEALRSGVPTVLIEPLKPEARDFTGGRAAEILKELKALKALSASNEEEALNLLNSILKPA, encoded by the coding sequence TTGATTAATGGTGAGGGTAGGGTAACGGTAAGGGTTTTAGGCGTTGAATGCTCCTACGGATCGACGAAGGTACTAGACGGCGTAACCCTATCGGTTAACGAGGGAGAGGTGCTCGGCATTCTAGGCCCTAACGGAGCGGGTAAAACCACGTTGCTTAGGTGTATAAGCGGGGTGCTTAAGCCTAGGGTAGGCTCAATACTGGTTGAAGGGCTTGAGGTAGGCTCGGTTAAACCCAAGCTTCTAGCTAAAACCCTAGCCGTGGTTCCTCAGGAGTTTGAGGTATCCTTCAACTTCACGGCTTTCGACGTGGTTTTAATGGGTAGAAACCCGCATCTATCGAGGCTTCAATCGGAGGGGGCTAAGGATTACGAGGCCGCTAGGAAAGCCATGGAGCTAACGGGGACACTACACCTAGCTAATAGGCCCATAAACCAGTTAAGCGGCGGCGAGAAGCGTAAGGTCGTGATTGCCAAGGCCCTAGCCCAGGAACCTAAGGTACTCCTACTCGACGAGCCTACGTCACACCTCGATGTTAGCGCGCAGCTCGAGGTCATGGACCTTATTAAGTCCCTATGCCGTAAGGGGTTAACCGTTATAGCTACCTTCCACGACATGAACCTAGCCGCCCGCTACTGCAACGTACTTGCCCTCATGCACCATAAGAAAATAGTAGCCGCTGGAAGGCCTGAGGAGGTATTAACGGCCGAGAACGTAAAGGAGGTTTTCGGCGTTGAAGCCCTCGTTAAAAAGCATCCAGCTACGGGCTGCCTCTACGTGGTGCCGATTTCAACGGTTAAGGAGGTTGCTAGGTTGAATCGCTCGGTTCACCTAATATGCGGCGGCGGTAGCGGGGCGAGGATGATGAGGATGTTATTAGAGGCTGGCTTCAACGTAAGGGCTGGCGTTTTAAACGTCCTCGACGAGGACTACGAGGTAGCGCAAGCTTTAGGAGTACGTGTGGTAAGCGAAGCTCCATTCTCGCCGATAACTGACTCCTCCTACGAGGAATGCTTAAAGCTAGTTAAATCCTCGAGCGCCGTAGTTGTAACCTGCTTCCCCGTTGGCTCGGGGAACCTTAAGAACCTGGAGGTGGCCTTAGAGGCCCTACGCTCGGGTGTTCCAACAGTGTTAATCGAGCCCTTAAAGCCAGAGGCTAGGGACTTCACGGGCGGAAGGGCGGCGGAAATCTTAAAAGAGCTTAAAGCGTTAAAGGCCCTTTCAGCTTCCAACGAGGAGGAGGCGTTAAACCTTCTTAACTCCATCCTTAAACCAGCTTAA
- a CDS encoding DUF711 family protein, with protein MKLRSLCLHLSLNPLTVEALGNAEEVVKRFVAVARPLLAKWGCKDATLRLALPPLNGEKVESVVELAKAMQELAVKCGVEYVGGLHLRASLIPSVERGLREAIVENDRVFASAALTKDEEAEAVARFTLSLSNYLETGASVRFACTMLSHVETPYLPAAASLSGRNGVSANLLYVDLVKKARSLQGLVKSLKGASKEAWSVVLKAAREVGVEALGVDLSLSPWLEESVADAYESLTGTPITSPGALTRLKALSSCINRVKRSVKSVGFNDLMLPYAEDRGLMELGAQGKLTLWRLLVYSLACVAGLDMIPVPSRVGVKWVKGVIADAFTIARIKGKPLGVRLLPANAEVGDVIDAWFFKGVPIPRLDENQ; from the coding sequence GTGAAGCTACGTAGCTTATGTCTACATTTAAGCCTTAACCCCCTAACGGTTGAAGCCCTAGGTAATGCCGAGGAGGTAGTAAAGCGGTTCGTAGCCGTAGCGAGGCCGCTTTTAGCTAAGTGGGGGTGTAAGGACGCAACATTAAGGCTGGCCCTCCCCCCGCTTAACGGTGAAAAGGTTGAAAGCGTAGTAGAGCTAGCTAAAGCCATGCAGGAGTTAGCGGTTAAATGCGGAGTCGAGTACGTAGGAGGCCTACATTTACGCGCTAGCCTCATACCAAGTGTTGAGCGGGGCCTACGTGAAGCAATAGTTGAAAACGATAGGGTGTTTGCGTCCGCGGCCTTAACGAAGGATGAGGAGGCTGAGGCTGTAGCGCGCTTTACGCTTAGCCTATCCAACTACCTGGAAACTGGTGCCTCGGTTAGGTTTGCATGTACCATGCTTAGCCACGTGGAAACACCGTACCTCCCGGCTGCGGCCTCCTTAAGTGGGAGGAACGGCGTTTCGGCTAACTTGCTCTACGTGGACCTCGTTAAAAAAGCGCGTAGCCTTCAAGGCTTAGTTAAAAGCTTGAAAGGCGCGAGTAAAGAGGCTTGGAGCGTGGTTTTGAAGGCGGCGCGCGAAGTAGGGGTTGAAGCGCTAGGCGTGGATTTATCGCTATCGCCATGGCTCGAGGAAAGCGTTGCCGATGCCTATGAATCGTTAACGGGTACACCCATTACATCGCCGGGGGCTTTAACACGTTTAAAGGCCTTATCAAGCTGCATAAACCGGGTTAAGAGGAGCGTTAAATCCGTGGGCTTCAACGACTTAATGCTACCCTACGCCGAGGACCGCGGGTTAATGGAGCTTGGGGCTCAAGGTAAGCTTACACTATGGCGTTTACTTGTTTACTCCTTAGCCTGCGTAGCCGGCCTCGACATGATACCCGTACCAAGCCGCGTTGGCGTTAAGTGGGTTAAGGGCGTAATCGCGGACGCCTTCACAATAGCTAGGATTAAGGGGAAGCCTTTAGGGGTACGCTTACTACCGGCTAACGCTGAGGTTGGTGACGTTATCGATGCATGGTTTTTTAAGGGCGTACCGATCCCTAGGCTTGACGAAAACCAGTGA
- a CDS encoding EamA family transporter, which translates to MSLLLTALVSVLLGALGQILWKQGLRVMEFDPSLFLSLSGLTKILVNGWIPAGIVCYFLSMVLWLKALKLGELSYVYPLISLNFVILTLAGYVIFSEEVTLTRILGIALIILGILVASRS; encoded by the coding sequence ATGTCTCTACTACTTACAGCCCTTGTCTCAGTACTTTTAGGGGCTTTGGGTCAAATACTATGGAAGCAGGGCTTAAGGGTTATGGAGTTTGATCCCTCCCTGTTCCTTAGCTTAAGTGGGCTGACGAAAATACTGGTGAACGGCTGGATCCCGGCTGGGATAGTTTGCTACTTCCTATCCATGGTTCTATGGCTAAAGGCGTTAAAGCTGGGGGAGCTAAGCTACGTATACCCGCTAATAAGCTTGAACTTCGTAATATTAACGCTGGCGGGATACGTAATATTCTCTGAGGAAGTAACCTTAACGAGGATCCTTGGGATAGCTTTAATAATCTTAGGCATCCTTGTGGCATCCCGAAGCTGA
- a CDS encoding glycosyltransferase family 2 protein, which translates to MKASVIVPCYNERENIQRLKPWLRWLKSKGFEVIIVDDGSRNSTRELLKAMEESFKVLYHKENMGKAQAIATGVKASHGEVVSILDADLEYDPGEIPMLCEKLASVPPKVAAVYGSRFLGKPYKMGLLHLIGNMILSAVTSMIYVTKITDVMTGHKVIRKQVFNELKLEGKGFLFEVEVTAKMLNRGYRIIEVPIIYRRRKAGRAKIRMVDGLKCLTWLLREGVRKVKAQVEGR; encoded by the coding sequence ATGAAGGCGAGCGTAATCGTACCGTGCTACAATGAGAGGGAAAACATACAGCGCTTAAAGCCTTGGCTACGCTGGCTTAAGAGTAAGGGCTTCGAGGTTATAATCGTAGATGACGGTAGCCGTAACTCAACGAGAGAACTGCTCAAAGCGATGGAGGAGAGCTTCAAGGTGTTGTACCATAAGGAGAACATGGGTAAGGCGCAAGCCATTGCAACAGGGGTTAAGGCTTCACACGGCGAAGTAGTATCCATCTTAGACGCTGACCTCGAATACGACCCCGGGGAGATCCCTATGCTATGCGAAAAACTTGCGTCGGTTCCCCCTAAGGTGGCCGCGGTTTACGGATCGCGGTTCTTAGGAAAACCATATAAAATGGGGCTTTTACACCTCATAGGCAACATGATCTTATCGGCGGTGACGTCGATGATTTACGTCACTAAAATTACCGACGTAATGACAGGGCACAAAGTAATAAGGAAGCAGGTTTTTAATGAGTTAAAACTTGAAGGTAAAGGCTTCCTCTTCGAGGTTGAAGTGACCGCTAAAATGCTTAATAGGGGGTATCGAATAATCGAAGTACCAATAATCTACAGGCGAAGGAAAGCAGGTAGGGCCAAGATAAGGATGGTGGATGGCCTTAAATGCTTAACCTGGCTCCTAAGGGAAGGCGTAAGGAAGGTAAAGGCTCAGGTTGAAGGCCGATGA